From the Leptospira biflexa serovar Patoc strain 'Patoc 1 (Paris)' genome, one window contains:
- the dapA gene encoding 4-hydroxy-tetrahydrodipicolinate synthase — protein MFQGVYTAVITPFRQGKIDYDSYFKILENQIRSGVAGVVPCGTTGESPTLSYEEHKELIQKTVQVVSGKIQVIAGTGSNSTKEAIELTESACADGVDGILSVNPYYNKPTQEGMFQHFTAIANVSSKPVMLYNIPGRTNVNLLPETVSRLAAHPKIAAIKEATGDLGQMAKVISQCPTNFDLLSGDDNLTLPVLSIGGKGVVSVVSNLFPRACVDMVSLYLRGDLEASKKIYYKLLPVFVNAFIETNPIPIKAAMSWFGYCSNELRLPMTSLSEGTASESFKKIVFQLKEEGIV, from the coding sequence ATGTTTCAGGGCGTTTATACTGCGGTCATCACCCCCTTCCGCCAGGGGAAAATCGATTATGATAGTTATTTTAAGATCCTAGAAAACCAGATCCGTTCCGGTGTCGCTGGTGTGGTCCCTTGTGGGACAACGGGAGAGTCTCCGACCTTATCCTACGAAGAACACAAGGAACTCATCCAAAAAACCGTGCAAGTGGTTTCAGGGAAGATCCAAGTGATCGCAGGCACAGGTTCCAATTCTACCAAAGAAGCAATTGAGCTCACAGAGTCAGCTTGTGCGGACGGAGTGGACGGAATCCTTTCCGTTAACCCATATTACAACAAACCTACCCAAGAAGGGATGTTCCAACATTTTACAGCGATTGCCAATGTTTCATCCAAACCGGTCATGTTGTACAATATCCCTGGTAGAACCAATGTTAATTTATTACCAGAAACTGTCAGTCGTTTGGCGGCGCATCCAAAAATTGCGGCGATCAAAGAAGCAACAGGTGACTTGGGACAAATGGCAAAGGTAATTTCCCAATGCCCTACCAACTTTGATTTATTATCTGGTGATGACAACCTAACACTGCCAGTACTCTCGATCGGTGGAAAAGGGGTTGTATCCGTTGTTTCTAATTTATTCCCACGCGCTTGTGTGGATATGGTGTCCTTGTACTTACGCGGAGACTTAGAAGCTTCCAAAAAGATATATTACAAACTGCTTCCTGTTTTTGTAAATGCCTTCATTGAAACAAACCCAATCCCTATCAAAGCAGCGATGAGTTGGTTTGGGTATTGTAGTAACGAACTCAGATTACCGATGACTTCTTTATCTGAAGGTACAGCATCAGAGTCGTTCAAAAAAATTGTATTCCAACTAAAAGAGGAAGGCATTGTCTAA
- the dapB gene encoding 4-hydroxy-tetrahydrodipicolinate reductase, with product MSKIKVGVIGAGGRMGKAIIQVLSLSKKSELSAAVVREGAIYAGFDSGNHAGIKETGILLSSDLQKACEGSDVLIDFSTHTGFESILNAALQNHKPLVIGTTGLTDSDKTLIQSAAKTIPIVFSPNMSVGVNLLFKLTEIAAKVLHEDFDIEVLDIHHRHKKDAPSGTAMYLKEVLLGASKRSEENVIYGRHGMYPERDQKEIAMHTMRAGEVVGEHTVYFFSPEERIEITHRAQDRKTFASGAVKAAEFLHGKSKGLYNMFDVLGI from the coding sequence TTGTCTAAAATCAAAGTAGGTGTGATAGGGGCTGGAGGAAGGATGGGGAAAGCCATCATCCAAGTACTTTCCCTTTCCAAAAAATCAGAGTTAAGCGCTGCTGTTGTGAGAGAAGGCGCCATTTATGCTGGATTTGATTCTGGAAATCATGCTGGAATCAAAGAAACGGGTATCTTACTTTCATCCGACTTACAGAAAGCATGTGAAGGATCCGATGTCCTCATTGATTTTAGTACTCATACAGGTTTTGAATCAATATTAAATGCGGCATTACAAAATCACAAACCATTGGTCATCGGAACGACAGGTCTTACTGATTCAGACAAAACATTAATCCAATCGGCCGCAAAAACCATTCCGATTGTTTTTTCTCCCAATATGTCTGTTGGTGTGAACTTACTATTTAAACTCACCGAAATTGCCGCAAAAGTCCTTCACGAAGATTTTGATATTGAAGTTTTGGACATCCACCATCGCCACAAAAAAGATGCTCCATCGGGTACAGCCATGTACCTAAAAGAAGTGTTGCTTGGGGCAAGCAAACGAAGTGAAGAGAATGTGATTTATGGTCGCCATGGGATGTATCCAGAACGTGACCAAAAGGAAATTGCGATGCACACTATGCGTGCAGGTGAAGTGGTTGGGGAACACACCGTTTATTTTTTTAGTCCTGAAGAAAGGATAGAGATCACACACCGTGCACAGGACCGCAAAACATTTGCTAGTGGTGCAGTCAAAGCTGCCGAATTTTTACATGGCAAATCGAAAGGTTTGTACAATATGTTTGATGTTTTAGGGATTTAA